A section of the Corynebacterium auris genome encodes:
- a CDS encoding thiamine phosphate synthase, translating into MVNSGLDLRCYFVTGAGPGADVVDRARAAALGGAGLIQVRSKPISARDLYHLGREVATAVREVSPTARVLIDDRIDVALALREHGVAGVHLGQDDLDVRLARKLLGPEAVIGLTTGTLELVRAANEVAGLIDYIGAGPFRATPTKDSGRAPLGLSGYPELVRASKVPVVAIGDVTAEDAADLAATGVSGVALVRAIMHAPDARDYAQRVVSEFERGHRVLNRTHE; encoded by the coding sequence ATGGTCAATAGCGGCCTTGACCTGCGCTGCTACTTTGTCACCGGCGCGGGCCCGGGCGCCGATGTAGTCGACCGGGCGCGCGCGGCGGCGCTTGGCGGGGCGGGCCTGATCCAGGTCCGCAGCAAGCCGATCTCGGCGCGCGATCTCTACCACCTCGGTCGCGAGGTGGCCACAGCGGTGCGCGAGGTCAGCCCGACCGCACGCGTGCTTATCGACGACCGAATCGACGTCGCCTTGGCCCTGCGCGAACACGGGGTGGCCGGCGTCCACTTGGGCCAGGACGACCTCGACGTCCGCCTCGCCCGGAAGCTGCTGGGCCCCGAAGCCGTCATCGGCCTGACCACGGGCACGCTCGAACTGGTGCGCGCGGCCAACGAGGTCGCAGGCCTCATCGATTACATCGGCGCCGGGCCCTTCCGCGCCACCCCCACGAAGGATTCCGGGCGCGCGCCCCTCGGGCTGAGCGGCTACCCGGAGCTGGTGCGCGCCTCGAAGGTCCCCGTCGTCGCCATCGGCGACGTGACCGCCGAGGACGCCGCAGACCTCGCCGCCACCGGTGTGTCCGGGGTGGCGCTCGTGCGCGCCATCATGCACGCCCCCGACGCGCGCGACTACGCGCAACGAGTCGTCAGTGAGTTCGAGCGCGGGCACCGGGTGTTAAATAGAACACATGAGTAG
- a CDS encoding DUF7218 family protein yields the protein MTKDTHPENTAGGPSVKDGKLYEKLRDEGNSKSKAAAIANQAAATSRSAVGKKGGKADSYEDWTRDELYERAQELEIEGRSSMTKDELIKALRDGQ from the coding sequence ATGACTAAGGACACACACCCGGAAAACACCGCCGGCGGGCCGAGCGTCAAGGACGGCAAGCTCTACGAGAAGCTGCGCGACGAGGGAAACTCGAAGTCGAAAGCGGCGGCTATTGCCAACCAGGCCGCCGCCACCTCCCGCTCCGCAGTGGGCAAGAAGGGTGGCAAGGCGGACTCCTACGAGGACTGGACGCGCGACGAGCTCTACGAGCGCGCCCAGGAGCTCGAGATCGAGGGGCGCTCCTCCATGACGAAAGACGAGCTGATCAAGGCGCTGCGCGATGGTCAATAG
- the thiC gene encoding phosphomethylpyrimidine synthase ThiC, whose amino-acid sequence MADIYASEIHPKHRYAPVVKDGLEVPETAIDLDDSPTGPNPPFSIYRTRGPHAEPEDGLPGLRTEWVTARGDVEEYEGRARNLLDDGTRAAKRGAASEEWRGAKRAPLRAKSGQRVTQMHYARRGEITREMEFVALREHCDVEKVREAVASGRAIIPNNVNHPESEPMIIGNQFLTKINANIGNSAVTSSIREEVDKLRWATRWGADTVMDLSTGNDIHTTREWILRNSPVPIGTVPIYQALEKVNGEAEALTWEIFRDTVIEQAEQGVDYMTVHAGVRLPFVPLTSKRVTGIVSRGGSIMAGWCLAHHKESFLYENFDELCEIFAAYDVAFSLGDGLRPGSIADANDTAQFAELKTIGELCARAWEHDVQVMIEGPGHVPLNKIQLNNEKEEEWCGGAPFYTLGPLVTDIAPGYDHITSAIGAANIAAGGTAMLCYVTPKEHLGLPNKDDVKTGVITYKLAAHAADVAKGHPNAQAWDDAMSKARFEFRWHDQFALSLDPDTAQAYHDETLPAEPAKTAHFCSMCGPKFCSMRISQDIRDEFGDKIDEALADEQATLIADLGMPTLSPRMSRAEGEEEMAAQFRDHGSQVYLAEGKNA is encoded by the coding sequence ATGGCAGACATCTATGCGTCCGAAATCCACCCCAAGCACCGCTACGCGCCCGTAGTCAAAGACGGGCTTGAGGTCCCCGAGACGGCCATCGACCTGGATGATTCGCCCACCGGCCCGAACCCCCCGTTCAGCATCTACCGCACGCGCGGGCCCCACGCCGAGCCCGAGGACGGCCTGCCGGGCCTGCGCACCGAATGGGTCACGGCGCGCGGCGACGTCGAGGAGTACGAGGGGCGCGCACGCAATTTGCTTGACGACGGCACCCGCGCCGCCAAGCGCGGCGCCGCCAGCGAGGAGTGGCGCGGGGCGAAGCGCGCCCCGCTGCGTGCCAAGTCCGGCCAGCGCGTGACCCAGATGCACTACGCCCGGCGCGGCGAGATCACCCGGGAAATGGAGTTTGTGGCGCTGCGCGAGCACTGTGACGTCGAAAAGGTGCGCGAAGCGGTGGCGAGCGGTCGGGCGATCATCCCGAACAACGTCAACCACCCGGAGAGCGAGCCGATGATCATCGGCAACCAGTTCCTGACCAAGATCAACGCCAACATCGGCAATTCCGCGGTGACGAGCTCGATCCGCGAGGAGGTGGACAAGCTGCGCTGGGCCACCCGCTGGGGCGCGGACACAGTCATGGACCTGTCCACCGGCAACGACATCCACACCACCCGCGAGTGGATCCTGCGCAACTCCCCCGTGCCCATCGGCACCGTGCCCATCTACCAGGCTCTGGAGAAGGTGAACGGCGAGGCCGAGGCGCTGACCTGGGAGATCTTCCGCGACACCGTCATCGAGCAGGCCGAACAGGGCGTCGACTACATGACGGTCCACGCAGGCGTGCGCCTGCCGTTCGTGCCGCTGACCTCCAAGCGCGTCACCGGCATCGTCTCGCGCGGCGGCTCCATCATGGCCGGCTGGTGCCTCGCCCACCACAAGGAGTCCTTTCTCTACGAAAACTTCGACGAGCTCTGCGAGATCTTCGCCGCCTACGACGTCGCCTTCTCGCTCGGCGACGGCCTGCGCCCCGGCTCCATCGCCGACGCCAACGACACGGCCCAGTTCGCCGAGCTGAAGACCATTGGCGAGCTGTGCGCCCGCGCCTGGGAGCACGACGTCCAGGTGATGATCGAGGGCCCCGGCCACGTGCCGCTGAACAAGATCCAGCTCAACAACGAGAAGGAAGAGGAGTGGTGCGGCGGCGCCCCCTTCTACACCCTCGGCCCGCTGGTCACCGACATCGCGCCCGGCTACGACCACATCACTTCCGCCATCGGCGCCGCCAACATCGCCGCCGGCGGCACCGCGATGCTGTGCTACGTCACCCCGAAGGAGCACCTGGGCCTGCCCAACAAGGACGACGTGAAAACCGGCGTGATCACCTACAAGCTCGCCGCCCACGCCGCGGACGTGGCCAAGGGGCACCCGAACGCCCAGGCCTGGGACGACGCGATGAGCAAGGCACGCTTCGAGTTCCGCTGGCACGACCAGTTCGCCCTCTCCCTCGACCCGGACACCGCGCAGGCCTACCACGACGAGACCCTGCCCGCCGAGCCGGCGAAAACGGCGCACTTCTGCTCCATGTGCGGCCCGAAGTTCTGCTCCATGCGCATCAGCCAGGATATTCGCGACGAGTTCGGCGACAAGATCGACGAGGCGCTCGCCGACGAGCAGGCAACGCTCATCGCGGACCTGGGCATGCCCACCCTCAGCCCGCGGATGAGCCGGGCGGAGGGCGAGGAGGAAATGGCCGCCCAGTTCCGCGACCACGGCTCCCAGGTCTACCTCGCCGAGGGCAAGAACGCGTAA
- a CDS encoding DUF418 domain-containing protein, producing MEAARKNSPRLIVPDLARGLALLGIAVANASQAWIINDYSMDSTPGSTLGGVRPDSALDQVLAVLSAMFVHVRGLPMFSTLLGFGIGLIAASLYRKNYPAKAARSVLLRRYLWLAAFGVIHLVALFYGDIMTTYGIAGAIVALMLTLSTNALRIIAYALIALSVVMFTASAGLLAVMDLGIVLDEIIMPTTEIDSLPEYLQENAAFSLLVLTSQPVSAFMLGGLVLIGFIWAREGYLVDVDKHRRVLVNWVIVAAAVVILVGLPLGLSAIGVIDPGYELAFSTLNYGWGLLTGPGILAALALVVNPVQKEMHRRYAESGDASAPAWAYPFVALGKRSMSGYLAQSFLFIGLTMPFALGWGAESSIAGKTAVGALIWLITLLLACALEAAGWQGPFEKVHRRLAYGRAERIEPYSAENSAEQNSAAQNDPKQLP from the coding sequence GTGGAAGCAGCACGGAAAAACAGCCCCCGGCTTATCGTCCCCGACCTCGCGCGTGGCCTCGCACTCCTCGGCATCGCTGTGGCGAACGCAAGCCAGGCGTGGATTATCAACGACTACAGCATGGACTCCACCCCCGGCTCGACCCTCGGCGGGGTCCGCCCGGACAGCGCCCTAGATCAGGTGCTCGCGGTACTGTCCGCGATGTTCGTGCACGTGCGCGGCCTGCCGATGTTCTCCACGCTTCTCGGCTTCGGCATCGGGCTGATCGCCGCGAGCCTCTACCGGAAGAACTACCCGGCAAAGGCCGCGCGCTCGGTGTTGCTGCGGCGCTACCTCTGGCTCGCCGCGTTCGGCGTGATCCACCTCGTCGCGCTCTTCTACGGCGACATTATGACGACCTACGGCATCGCCGGGGCGATCGTCGCGCTCATGCTCACGCTTTCCACGAATGCGCTGCGCATCATCGCCTACGCCCTGATTGCCCTTTCGGTCGTGATGTTCACCGCCAGCGCGGGACTGCTCGCGGTGATGGACCTCGGCATCGTTCTCGACGAGATCATTATGCCCACCACCGAGATCGACTCGCTGCCGGAATACCTGCAGGAAAACGCCGCCTTCAGCCTCCTTGTCCTCACCAGCCAGCCGGTGAGCGCGTTCATGCTCGGCGGCCTCGTTCTCATCGGCTTCATTTGGGCCCGGGAGGGCTACCTTGTGGACGTCGACAAGCACCGCCGGGTCCTGGTCAACTGGGTGATCGTGGCTGCGGCGGTGGTCATCCTGGTGGGGCTGCCGCTGGGCCTGTCCGCGATCGGGGTGATCGACCCGGGCTACGAGCTCGCCTTCTCCACCCTCAACTACGGGTGGGGCCTATTGACCGGGCCGGGCATCCTCGCCGCGCTGGCGCTCGTGGTCAACCCGGTGCAAAAGGAGATGCACCGCCGATACGCGGAAAGCGGTGACGCCTCCGCCCCTGCGTGGGCCTACCCCTTTGTGGCGCTGGGCAAGCGCTCGATGTCGGGCTACCTCGCGCAGTCCTTCCTCTTCATCGGCCTGACCATGCCCTTCGCCCTGGGATGGGGCGCGGAATCCTCCATCGCCGGCAAGACCGCGGTCGGCGCGTTGATCTGGCTGATCACCCTGCTTCTCGCATGCGCGCTTGAAGCCGCGGGCTGGCAGGGTCCCTTCGAGAAGGTGCACCGCAGGCTCGCCTACGGGCGCGCCGAGCGGATCGAGCCCTACTCGGCTGAAAACTCGGCTGAACAAAACTCGGCTGCGCAAAACGACCCGAAGCAGCTACCCTGA
- a CDS encoding S1 family peptidase: MGHRFRGRSLKLALAAAIATVTTGAAGAPAAQAQQIQLPSASQVVEALHGAFDVPELPELPELPALPALPELPTLPELPGPPAPPEPAREPEVPAAADTYADPAAPASAQEADFVDPNYVWRTGLPARILAGKPFSERVLHRVPGSFHDAPAIPAESEQARGRGTSLYGPGTPVYVGDSMCTVAAAGYDEAGRKVAITAGHCGAPGTPVASADSPQVGVSGTVVSTNPALDYSVIELGSNSEVTRTYNGVTVNSLGGAPQRPGAIVCKNGVASGHTCGMTFHEGGRANISQVCAMYGDSGAPLMVGDRLVGLVTGGALPAEANLACYTPLQGALHAPTVSTRMDSVLSDMDARPAPGRGFHLPN; this comes from the coding sequence ATGGGCCACCGTTTCCGCGGGCGCAGCCTGAAGCTGGCGCTCGCCGCTGCAATTGCGACAGTTACAACCGGCGCGGCGGGCGCTCCCGCTGCGCAGGCGCAGCAGATACAGCTGCCGTCAGCGTCGCAGGTGGTTGAGGCCCTTCACGGCGCGTTCGACGTTCCTGAGCTGCCTGAGCTGCCGGAGCTACCCGCATTACCCGCACTGCCCGAACTCCCCACGCTGCCAGAGCTGCCGGGGCCGCCTGCGCCGCCTGAGCCGGCACGCGAACCGGAGGTTCCGGCGGCTGCCGATACCTACGCGGACCCCGCCGCGCCCGCCAGCGCCCAGGAGGCCGACTTCGTCGACCCCAACTACGTCTGGCGCACCGGCTTGCCGGCCCGGATACTGGCGGGCAAGCCCTTCAGTGAGAGGGTGCTCCACCGCGTCCCCGGCTCCTTCCACGACGCGCCGGCGATCCCAGCCGAGTCGGAGCAGGCGCGCGGGCGCGGTACCTCCCTCTACGGGCCGGGCACCCCGGTGTACGTCGGGGACAGTATGTGCACCGTCGCTGCGGCGGGCTACGACGAAGCCGGGCGCAAAGTCGCCATCACGGCCGGGCACTGCGGTGCGCCGGGCACCCCGGTCGCCTCGGCGGACTCGCCGCAGGTGGGTGTGTCGGGGACCGTGGTGTCCACCAACCCGGCGCTCGACTACTCCGTCATCGAGCTCGGGTCGAACAGCGAGGTCACCCGCACCTACAACGGCGTGACCGTCAACTCCCTCGGCGGGGCGCCGCAACGCCCGGGTGCCATCGTGTGCAAAAACGGCGTCGCCTCGGGCCACACGTGCGGCATGACCTTCCACGAGGGGGGCCGTGCCAACATTAGCCAGGTGTGCGCGATGTACGGTGATTCCGGCGCCCCCCTCATGGTCGGCGACAGGCTGGTGGGCCTGGTCACCGGGGGCGCCCTGCCAGCCGAGGCAAACCTCGCGTGCTACACCCCGCTGCAGGGCGCGCTGCACGCCCCGACGGTGAGTACCCGCATGGATTCAGTTCTCAGCGACATGGACGCGCGCCCCGCGCCGGGCCGGGGATTCCACCTGCCGAACTGA
- the hisN gene encoding histidinol-phosphatase, translating to MSNTPSYADDLALALELADIADAITLDRFEAADLHIEAKPDMTPVSDADLAVEKALRARLDEARPADAVIGEEFGGQAAFEGRQWVIDPIDGTKNFVRGVPVYATLIALLVDATPVVGVVSAPALARRWYASSGTGAWRTFNGGPLKQLAVSGVTELSDASLSMSSLAGWDKRGLQENFLALTEKTWRLRGYGDFLSYCFVAEGAVDIAAEPEVSLWDLAALSVLVEEAGGRFSSLEGVDGPHGGDAVATNGHLHEAALEALSRR from the coding sequence ATGTCTAACACCCCGAGTTACGCAGACGACCTCGCCCTCGCGCTCGAATTGGCCGATATCGCCGACGCGATCACCCTGGACCGATTCGAGGCCGCCGACCTGCACATTGAGGCCAAACCCGACATGACTCCGGTCTCGGACGCCGATCTTGCCGTCGAGAAGGCCCTGCGCGCCCGACTCGACGAGGCCCGCCCCGCCGACGCCGTGATCGGCGAAGAGTTCGGGGGCCAGGCCGCCTTCGAGGGCCGCCAGTGGGTCATCGACCCCATCGACGGCACCAAGAACTTCGTGCGCGGCGTTCCCGTCTACGCCACGCTCATCGCATTGCTTGTCGACGCCACCCCAGTCGTCGGGGTCGTCTCCGCGCCCGCCCTGGCCCGCCGCTGGTACGCCTCCTCCGGCACCGGCGCGTGGCGCACCTTCAACGGCGGGCCCCTGAAGCAGCTCGCCGTCTCCGGCGTCACCGAGCTTTCCGACGCCTCCCTGTCCATGTCCTCCCTCGCCGGCTGGGACAAGCGCGGGCTGCAGGAAAACTTCCTCGCCCTGACGGAAAAGACGTGGCGGCTGCGCGGCTACGGCGACTTCCTGTCTTACTGCTTCGTCGCCGAGGGTGCCGTGGACATCGCCGCGGAACCGGAGGTCTCGCTGTGGGACCTCGCCGCCCTGTCCGTCTTGGTAGAGGAGGCGGGCGGGCGCTTCAGTTCGCTGGAAGGTGTCGATGGCCCCCACGGCGGCGATGCCGTGGCCACCAACGGGCACCTGCACGAAGCCGCACTCGAGGCCCTTTCACGGCGCTAG
- a CDS encoding inositol monophosphatase family protein — protein sequence MPTSREFIRAHSSSTDAELAAALVTHAGSLALRMRAAGLETDYKTSVSDVVSDADRAAEEFVAEALAALRPEDGILGEEGASRDSRSGRVWVIDPVDGTFNFLQGSDYFCSAVALTRDDDILLSAVHRPATDTTWVAADGTATRNGEPLAPLPEAPLQEKGLATYLHPTSMRDDAIRETWLRAARDAATVRMLGAGSVDLANIASGQLGAWLQHSVADWDWLPGKALVEAAGGAAIKVDAGGVTWCVAGNRQIVEDIAARLGGHV from the coding sequence ATGCCAACCTCCCGAGAGTTCATCCGCGCCCACTCCTCCTCCACCGATGCAGAGCTCGCCGCCGCGCTGGTCACGCACGCGGGCTCGCTCGCGCTGCGCATGCGCGCGGCGGGTCTTGAGACCGACTACAAAACCTCCGTCTCTGACGTGGTCAGCGACGCCGACCGCGCCGCCGAGGAGTTCGTCGCCGAAGCGCTCGCCGCGCTGCGGCCGGAGGATGGCATCCTCGGAGAGGAAGGTGCCTCACGGGACTCGCGGAGCGGGCGGGTGTGGGTGATCGACCCGGTGGACGGGACCTTCAACTTCCTCCAGGGCTCGGACTACTTCTGCTCCGCTGTCGCGCTGACCCGCGACGACGATATTTTGCTCTCCGCGGTGCACCGCCCGGCGACGGACACCACCTGGGTCGCCGCAGACGGCACCGCCACCCGCAATGGCGAACCGCTCGCCCCGCTCCCGGAGGCACCGCTGCAGGAAAAGGGCCTGGCCACCTACCTCCACCCCACCTCCATGCGCGACGACGCCATCCGCGAAACGTGGCTGCGCGCCGCGCGGGATGCGGCCACGGTGCGCATGCTCGGCGCCGGCTCGGTTGACCTGGCCAACATCGCCTCCGGCCAGCTCGGCGCGTGGCTGCAGCACAGCGTCGCGGACTGGGACTGGCTGCCCGGCAAGGCCCTGGTCGAGGCGGCGGGAGGGGCTGCGATCAAGGTCGACGCCGGCGGGGTGACCTGGTGCGTCGCGGGCAACCGCCAGATCGTCGAGGACATTGCGGCTAGGCTTGGCGGGCATGTCTAA
- the prfB gene encoding peptide chain release factor 2 — MHPETSSRIQDLDSTLTTIEKVMDLDALGARARELEQQAGDPSLWDDPDHAQKVTTELSNVQARLRKVTSLRSRLDDLPVMYELAEEEGEASLADDELAALEEAVSSLEVQTMLSGEYDEREAVVNIRSGAGGVDAADWAEMLMRMYVRWAEKNDHKVDVYDISYAEEAGIKSATFVVHGDYMYGQLSVEQGAHRLVRISPFDNQGRRQTSFAEVEVLPVVEQTDHIDIPDSDIRVDVYRSSGPGGQSVNTTDSAVRITHLPTGIVVTCQNEKSQIQNKASALNVLQSKLLERKRQEEKAELDALGAGGNASWGNQMRSYVLHPYQMVKDLRTNYEVGDPQKVLDGDIDGFLESGIRWRMAEQQES, encoded by the coding sequence ATGCATCCCGAGACTTCTTCGCGCATTCAGGACCTCGATTCGACGTTGACGACGATTGAGAAGGTCATGGATCTTGACGCCCTCGGGGCGCGGGCGCGCGAGCTGGAGCAGCAGGCGGGGGATCCTTCCCTGTGGGACGACCCGGATCACGCGCAGAAAGTCACCACCGAGCTATCCAACGTCCAGGCCCGCCTGCGTAAGGTCACCTCCCTGCGCTCCCGGCTCGACGATCTCCCCGTCATGTACGAGCTCGCCGAGGAAGAAGGGGAGGCATCGCTTGCCGACGACGAACTCGCCGCCCTGGAAGAAGCGGTCTCCTCCCTGGAGGTCCAGACCATGCTCTCCGGCGAGTACGACGAGCGCGAGGCGGTGGTGAACATCCGCTCCGGCGCGGGCGGCGTCGACGCGGCCGACTGGGCTGAGATGCTCATGCGCATGTACGTGCGCTGGGCGGAAAAGAACGATCACAAGGTAGATGTGTACGACATCTCCTACGCGGAGGAGGCGGGCATCAAGTCCGCTACCTTCGTCGTCCATGGCGATTACATGTACGGCCAGCTCTCGGTGGAGCAGGGCGCGCACCGCCTGGTGCGCATTTCTCCCTTCGACAACCAGGGCCGCCGCCAAACCTCCTTCGCCGAGGTGGAGGTGCTGCCGGTGGTGGAGCAGACGGACCACATCGACATCCCAGATTCGGACATCCGCGTCGACGTCTACCGCTCCTCGGGCCCCGGCGGGCAGTCGGTGAACACCACCGACTCCGCCGTGCGCATCACTCACCTGCCCACCGGGATCGTGGTGACCTGCCAGAACGAGAAGTCGCAGATTCAAAACAAGGCCTCGGCGCTCAACGTGCTGCAGTCGAAGCTCCTGGAGCGCAAGCGCCAGGAGGAAAAGGCCGAGCTCGACGCCCTGGGCGCGGGCGGCAACGCCTCCTGGGGCAACCAGATGCGCTCCTACGTTTTGCACCCGTACCAAATGGTCAAGGACCTGCGGACGAACTACGAGGTGGGGGACCCGCAGAAGGTGCTCGACGGCGACATCGACGGCTTTTTGGAGTCCGGCATCCGCTGGCGTATGGCGGAGCAGCAGGAGAGCTAG
- a CDS encoding MFS transporter, which translates to MSVTQRFDMGTTHIEAERPADKKSLGASLIGQLLEWFEWSSYAVFAPFIAAAFFDKTDPTSALLSTFGVFAIGFLVRPLGGIVFGRIADRVGRKNVLLSTIVIMALSAVLIGVMPTYGQIGIWASVVLLFARVVQGFAHGGESATANSYIPEIAPKNRRGMWGSMVYMSIFGGSVIAYTLGGVITLVLSDDQIGAWGWRIPFWLGAAAALVALYLRRHMQESEHFAELQEGGVDSYDNLAAARPKTPQRPNWVNILLVIGMVSGVTSAHYTWTSYISTYAITHEGMSTQGAYWVSVFAQTCGLIALPLWGALSDRIGRKPVMYTFAIAVGVLQIPLMGFIDAQPWTLLVSATAAVIAVAAGGALLAPVMAEVFPTSQRTSSIGFAYSLSVAVFGGTAPYIFQWFTTHDLTHISGTYVVVLCVLTLVSMKILPETKGIDLRDA; encoded by the coding sequence ATGAGCGTCACACAGCGCTTCGACATGGGCACCACACACATCGAGGCAGAACGCCCCGCCGACAAGAAGTCCCTCGGCGCCAGCCTCATCGGCCAGCTGCTCGAGTGGTTCGAATGGAGCTCCTACGCGGTCTTCGCCCCATTCATTGCCGCAGCTTTCTTCGACAAAACGGACCCCACCTCGGCCCTACTTTCCACATTCGGGGTCTTTGCTATCGGCTTCCTCGTCCGCCCGCTGGGCGGCATCGTCTTCGGGCGCATCGCCGACCGGGTGGGCCGTAAGAACGTGCTCCTGAGCACCATTGTCATCATGGCGCTGTCTGCAGTGCTCATCGGCGTCATGCCGACCTACGGGCAGATCGGCATCTGGGCCTCTGTCGTCCTGCTCTTCGCCCGAGTGGTGCAGGGCTTTGCCCACGGGGGCGAGTCCGCCACCGCAAACAGCTACATCCCGGAGATCGCCCCAAAAAACCGGCGCGGCATGTGGGGATCGATGGTCTACATGTCCATTTTCGGCGGCTCCGTCATCGCCTACACGCTCGGCGGCGTGATCACGCTCGTGCTTAGCGACGACCAAATCGGCGCTTGGGGCTGGCGTATCCCGTTCTGGCTGGGCGCAGCAGCGGCGCTCGTTGCCCTCTACCTGCGCCGCCATATGCAGGAATCCGAGCACTTCGCGGAGCTCCAAGAAGGAGGCGTTGACTCCTACGACAACCTCGCTGCAGCCCGCCCCAAGACACCGCAGCGCCCGAACTGGGTGAACATCCTGCTGGTCATCGGCATGGTTTCCGGGGTCACCTCAGCCCACTACACGTGGACCTCCTACATCTCCACCTACGCCATCACCCACGAGGGCATGTCCACCCAGGGAGCCTACTGGGTCTCGGTCTTCGCGCAGACCTGCGGTCTGATCGCCCTGCCCCTGTGGGGCGCGCTGTCCGACCGCATCGGCCGTAAACCGGTGATGTACACCTTCGCCATCGCAGTCGGCGTCCTGCAAATCCCGCTGATGGGGTTCATCGACGCGCAGCCATGGACGTTGCTTGTTTCCGCCACCGCCGCCGTCATCGCGGTCGCGGCCGGCGGAGCGCTACTTGCCCCGGTGATGGCCGAAGTCTTCCCCACTTCACAGCGCACCAGCAGCATCGGTTTCGCGTACTCGCTGTCGGTCGCTGTCTTCGGCGGTACCGCCCCGTACATCTTCCAGTGGTTTACCACCCATGACCTGACGCACATTTCCGGCACCTACGTCGTGGTGCTGTGCGTTCTCACCCTCGTCAGCATGAAGATCCTGCCGGAGACGAAGGGCATCGACCTGCGTGACGCCTAA